The Acipenser ruthenus chromosome 15, fAciRut3.2 maternal haplotype, whole genome shotgun sequence genomic sequence gtaaaaaaataaataaatcagtttgtAAATAACACAATCAAGTAAGAATAGCTAAATTAGACACTATTGCTAATCTTAATTCTAGATCAATTCTATCTGATTCTAAGATTTTTCAGATGGCTACATATTCATTTCAAAAGCAGTCTATTTTTACATATATCAATATCTAGGTTATATAATGGGTTTCAAAGATATATCAGGTTTTCCACCACAAGGCCTGATATCTAACACATGTCAGGGATTGGAGGAACATCTAAATTGGTCACCAAGACCCATTCTATATTCTGTACTTAGACATCATGCCAAAGTTTTAATAGTTTAATGGTTTGATGGGTTATGTTTTAAATGGGCTGATCTGTGGAGGAGACGTGCTTGAaaaaggcagtggaaacacaaaTGTCATTCCAAGTTCTAATTCTAAGTTCTGAAAGCCGCGTGAGCCTCTGAAATCAGGGTCCAGTACGACCAGAGACCACAGTGGATCGCGGCGACATGCTGTAGATAAGATGCATTTTCTTCAAAAAGCACTAAGAACATTTCTCACCAGTGAATAGCAAACGCTATAGCTCAAATCCTGATGCAGTAATCCCAGGTTTTTAAATCTAGGCTTTTTGAAATGCCGTCAACAGATGTGTAAATGTTTCAGTGAATTTAATCCGCTATTCTTTAGTCCGTTAGTCTTTTTatgtagattaaaaaaaacaaaaaaaaaacatgaagaatCTGATTATTCTCAAATTCTATGCCTCTGGTGGAGGCATGGCAAGATTTCTAATAACAAGTcagaagattttatttatttttttaatcagactgaactcattttgctttgaCTCCCCGTGTAATTTTAAGCACTTCTCTTCAGCAGACAAAGACAGGCGGCAGTATACTTCTTATCTGAACCTAATGAATTCATTTATTAGATATCTTCACAATCATACAATTGCCACTGAAACGGATGGCATTTGGAGCTGGACAGACATCAATCAGTGCTTGAAACGTCACGAGATGAGAAATGCAACGTTTTTCGTTTTGCATTTGAATCCGATCTTATCAACTAATTACAACTGTTTCATCCTTCAGTAAATGCCGGCTGCAGAACAGTACGGTGTCACTTGCTGTTTACTGGGTGGGACGAGGCAGGTCATGGTACATTCGATTTCATTTTACCTGGGGTCTGCTTTGGAGGCAGGACCCTGGCAGTTCAACACAATACAGAAAGCTGTCCGGCACACTCGGAGCCCGATGACATTGATTCATTATCTGATCCATATTTAAAAGTCATAGTTTAGCTTCCAAACAAGAATTAAGGATGGAGAAGAAGggaatttatatttgaaatgtcgAAAAAATGATTATAATACATTTTGAATTGCGATTAAATTGATTTGGGGTTACAGAGTAATTTTAATTATAGAGTGGGCGGGTCCAAACCAGCGGTCTCAATTATAGGCACATCAGCTGGCAAAAACAGATGCCGCCATATACAATAAAATCAGCTGCCGGACAGAGTTTATTAAAAGTGAATGaggctttataaaaaataaataaataaattaaaaacactatttaaacacATTTGGCTTATTGCATCTTTCTAAGGTTCTTGTAGCAATGTTACTTATTTTTCCATTCATTGCACAGTACATAATAAAGACAGTCACAATGACatacaaacaccaatacaaacctaACATAACATCTGTTATCTCAAATTATAGAAACCCTAAATACAGCTGTTCAAATCCTCAGGGCAGTATGAGACAGTTTGCTGACAGCTCCCTTTAAGGCAAAGCCATCTGCAGGTATGAGGCTGAGctacaacagaaaacaaatgaaaatactaCTCAAAAACAGGAGAGCTCTGTTAGAGGTAATGGGTATTTACTTATACAGATGTAGACATATACCGAGCATCagaagaaacgtatcactattagaacacttttttttttttttaaaggtatgtaagtgatggacattgacgaaatgtttttggtttctttttaatcactcgatcatttaCGACCATGACGcgcttgagtgactgtgactgaagcatatgcacttaatcacctaattagtgagacagttgattggacactggatatgatttcagctgttgaattacaagcttgaataaaagcaataaagaaaatcacagtaaTGGAAACACTGGTAATTATATGAAAAAACAGACGGTGTTAGCTACGTGGTTTGTATATCATTCCTAACATTCAGATGGTCTCTCCAATTTGCTCCATAACTTTATTACTAaaactatacattttattttgtaatgtattttctctctctttctctctatatacacacacagtatgtatgtataatgATACTTTTATGTTATGTTCATAAAAAAACCCCTCTGATAATAGTAgttctgataaataaataaagagctgTCAAAGGTTTGAACAGGAATATCCCTCAGTAAGCAGATCGTATTATGTTAAGTGTTGAAGTGTCAAACGTGGTTCTGTTCTTCCACCAGCCTGCCTCTCTAATCTACTCTGTAACGTGGTTTAAAGTTCAAAGTGCCTAAAAAAGCCTTTAGAAAGACTGTTCACTTTCAGCACTTACTTCTCTGATGTTATTACAGTGGCTGATGTAGGCTCAATAAATACTTTCCCACTTACGCCATTCTAACTTCAAAAGCTGAACCCACCAACCCAAATCTAGTGGAAAAAGTCTCTGTTATTATTTATAGGTGGCAGCTCCGAAACAAAGGATGGATTTCTAGTGAAAGGAAAGTTAATAACTTGTAACaaacaagcaccaggggtcacTTCCAAAGTGCAAAGGCATTCTCAGGGTAGTCATTTAAAAACTCCTCACTACCACACAGTAGTTTCTTGTTACTAGCTGTATCTGTCCTTTGTCTTTGTCTAGCATCTAAATAGGCCCACAGTTTTATTTCCCTTGCTGTCACGATGCATCTCAGTGCTGAACAGAAAAAACACCAGGCCGAACAACATTGCctgatttggttaaaaaaaacacttcttggCTTTTTGCTGTTGCCCAGAATATCAGTTAGGTTCAGGTGTAAATACACAGCCTTGGCTGCTACTGTACAGGGACCAGGACACAACAGTGAAATAAGGAATTGTTACCAAAAAACGATTCATATAGTTGACCTCAATATTATTCTGTTATTGGGAGGAAATATTGTTATGCCACTGTCAACAGGCTGTAGGGCCAATGGGCATCCAGGAGGCGCTGAAGATGGATACATTGCTGTTGAGGGTTGTATGATCATTACTCAGTGGTTACTGGATCCAGTTCTTTCAGGGCAGTAAAGCATTTTCTACAGAATGGCACGTGCCTACTGTCAAAGTCCTGAATCATAACCTGCTCCTTGTGTGTGAAaccgaaaaaaacaaactgatgaTAATCGAATCCTATTACACTATACTGTCAGCCTTCCTGCTGTCAACCCTACAGAATTCCAGATGCTTACATTTGAAACACAAGTATTAACAACATCACGCTTTGCTGCTGTTTGAACAAAGGAACTAGATCAATTCTTCTTGTGCTTACCGTGGTGTCCTCAGCGTCCACCCGCacgtgctctctcgctctctctctctctctctctctctctctctctctcatcacagcTTCTCTGATTCGCTCAGCCTGCACTCGATTGCCTTGGCAAGCTGCCCTTCACACCTGATCACACAGCTCCACTGAGTCACATTTCCTTGACTTATTGATGTCTCTTTTCTCCCCTTCTCCTCACCTATGAACTGTTAATCCACCCATTAACAGAAGTGCTGAAATCGTCAAGAAGCGAGGGCACACTTTACCAAGAGAGATCTGCCTGCACTGCCTCAAAAAAACCCTGATGCTactttttcaaaacttttttttgaaTGCAATTTTCTTTAAAGGATACACAGCTTGAAGAGGAAGATTATTTTTAACTGGACCCTAGCAATTATGAGAGTGAGGCATTATTACACACAGTACATACACGCAAGAGACAAAACAAATTGCAATCACCTGACATATGCAGCACGCTGTAAAAGGGCAGCCCCCTAAATGATTGATTCATCTGTATTCATCCTACGgtatataataatacagtacagtttggataacCAGGCCTCATTCTGCTGAGCCAATGACAGCTGTTGCTGAGTCGAATGACTGATTCAGTTACCTGTTTAATAAGCAGAAGCAGCACTTCATTACTAGAGGATGCATAAAATGGAGACAAAGGTCAccctctacagctatggccaaaagtttgctCTGTTGTACTTGGAGATCAGACATGATTCCAGGAGCTCTATTGATGCCACAGGGGGGCTTTAAACTTCTGAGCGAACCCAAACACCCAGAAGAACACAGTTAAGCTAACTACAGTCTTTCACAATCATACCAAGCTGTTTCATAATGTCAGAGCGAAGGAGTAAACCACGAGGCCGTGGTAAACTTCAGACTCTCAGTGGTGACACAACATTCGGTGTTGTCTTTCACAAGAGTCCTGTCAGCGAAATCACCCAGGAAACTGAGCAGCCCTGAGGACCAGTGGCACATGCTGCTGTCAGTCAGTGAGTGCTAATCTGCATTGTGCTAGTCCCTTATCCCCTGACCCACAAACCTGATTGGAATGATGTCCAAGAACTTGTTAAAGACAGGATTTCTGAAGCTAAATTATGTTAAGAATGCTTTGCCTACGCAACTCCGATAGCACCTGCCACACTGAATACAATCCTGGGATGTGCTTGAAGAAACTGACCCTGAGCACTTGAGCCAGTTCCTGTCTGATCTGCTGACCAGTCCTACTTCTGATTGTTAAGGATGGCCTATCAGTGGCCTGCAAACTAGAGAATCTGATTGGCTAAGAGGTCCCCCAATTCTTAGCTTGCCGAAACTAAAGGCAATAACCCTTTACAGCAGGAAGAGTGAGGTCACGAATGTCTGTGACTGTGACGTGAAACCCCCAGACTCATTACTGACCCCTCTGGTGAACACATTCCTTAAGGAAGTGGGTGCTGAACCGAAATGATACAGGTGGGCGCTAGCTTCAATAGATCCCCATTCTGTAGCCCCAACACAAACCCACATACTGGGAATAACTGTGTAAGGTACAATAAGGGGACCCGTgctacggggggggggggtcaagacatctgaaatattatttttatccGTTTTTTTATGATTGCTAATAGAGCGGCTTGAACTCTCCATGGGTGAAGATGATTGGTGTTGATCAGTCTAATTTACCATTGCATGTGAAACAAGTAAAGAAATTGGATTTGTGAGGATTACTGCTCTTCTTAAGACTGCGGAGAACAGCAGTCtgcacaaacccaagcagctgtttcttcacttggaatAGTAAATGAGCCCAATCAGCTACCAATGACCCTCATCTGATTGTCAGAACCTGATTTTCGTGGAGAGCTCAATCTGATTAATCGGTTTGTGAAGCTCTAATGGCGAACATCATAAGAGTGTAAGTcagggtaaaacaaaaaaaaaaaaaaatcaacaactaAATGGGATTTCAGTTACACAGAAGGACCCTAATACATAGACTAAGGAAAAAGTAAAAGGATTGACGTAGGTAGCACAGTTTGAGTTTAAGATGGACCTgataaaatataaatagaaaaacacaGGATGCCTACATCATATAACCTTCCTCCACCTTCTGTCCTGTTTTCTTTTAATCTCCATTTTGCAATTCCAGCTACTGAAATGCAATCTGTGAAATAGCTCGCGTCCTTCACTTTCCAAACTCATTCAGGGATAGCTAGCCCGTGAATGAATGGCTTGTGGAAAAACTCATAGATCAACCTGAATGGGTGATATTATGTGTGAAACGAACGTGGATGTTTTGAAGGACATTCtaaaagtacttttaaaaaggGGACCTTCCCAGCCTTCTCTGAAGCAACGTCAGGGCCCCACGGTGGAAGAcaagagtgcaaagaaaaaacaaaaacaaacaggttcTTTACAGGCCCCTGCCAGGCCTGGGCCCGGTCCACTGGAGCTGTTGGAACCCCCTATTCGCATGTAATCCCTAAACAAAGGGATTATGGTTTAGCTGAACAGGGTTGTGGTTACGAGAAGGTTACAATGTGCTGGTTTAGAGGAGGCGGCTGTTTATGTAACATTTTACTATATAGGATTTTGAGTCACAATAAGCTACTGCAACGAATATCTGATTTATTTAACCTGTGATGTCACAGGGCAGTAGTGTTTGACTACTGACTGGAGTAACGTGAGAGGGCCATAGTTCTTTGACTAATGACAGCTAGAGTGACTGTTGGCCAATTTGTGGGCGATGGCATTAGCTATTTTTGGCATTAGCCAGTACGGTTTCAAGTTTTAATCTAAGGGTTTAATAACATCCTACATAGAAAAGCTAAAAACCTTTTTAGTAATCGTGCACTGTACTTTATCAGAATGCAGACCCTGCCCCAGTACTTGCAGGACATTACAGGATATTTCTTTACATTCCTGGAAGCTGGttttagctgcagagtcacatgcTTCCTCCCCTTTCGAAACATGCTTGCCACTGTCTGACTCTTGCTGTTTACTCATCTCATGTGTCTGGAGGATTCCTCTGTAGTTATGCAGATTTAGTCTCAGATCCCTGCAGCTCAATGCCAGAATACCGTGCCCTATTACTTGCAGCAATAAAAGCTATTAAATTACATCTTCAAGCTCTGATATTGCAAAATAGacattataaattattatacctATAACGTTTTACTGTTTCCTATTGAGTTCATATTTTATATAGTACAGGCCAAAGAGGTATAGTGATGGGAAAATATATCAGCCATGCAGAAAATACTAAGGAAGACAGATTATTTCGGATCTACAGTCCTATAGATTTTCCCAACCTCCATGACCTTAAAGAAAATGCTTATTTGGTCTTTGGAAAAAAATGCCACTGAAGGTATTCTGTGCTGTTCTCTTAAATAGTTCTGTCAACTTTTCAGATTTGTCTTGCCTTACAAAATGTGAAGGCAATTTCAGGGGATGGTGGTAAGGTAATACTTCGGTAGTGACAGTCAAAACCAATTATATTCTTCTGTTTACTTTTTTAGTCTGGTCGCCTGACTACACGTCTCTATCTAGACACTGtataccatgtgttttttttagatgATTTTAAAGCAGGGgcgtcaaactccagtccttgagggctgcagggtcttctggttttcattccaactcaagcTCTCAATTAATTTCACTGatcaaattatttgttcaattggacatgttTCATATTGGTTCAAGGTCTTCTAGAGTTGATGATTTGAAGAAAATGCACTTGATttaaggtacactacctataaaacattttgaggcctggagagaagtgttaaatttgtccAATTAATGAAATAATGAGGTAGCTGATGAAATgaggccctccaggaactgagtttgccACTCCTGAGTTAAATGGGCGGTCTGATGTCCGGCTGActtgagtgacctgaatctcttCTATGACATTTGATCTGATGACTTCCAAGTGACCAAATGGAGCTTAAGATTCTAAGTTCAGCTGAACGAAATCAAACCTGAACGACGTTTGGTTGAACAAATAAAATCCTGTTGAACGTTTCAATATAGTTCACCGCCCTCATCCGCCAGTGCTGGTTTATCTGATCCACTGGCTGAAGCATGAAGCCCtcgtatctgtctgtctgccgcACATCCTGTGCACTTCTCTGCCCACCAGTTCCACTACCTCACCTCCTCATGCTGCTTCATTCTTTCTCAGGCGATCACTGGGTTACCACACTGGGGTTCACCTGGTCCATCAGATGGATGTTTTATCTTGTCCTCTTGGTTTGCTCCCATATCTGATCACAGGAAACTGTTTCTCTTCCAGTTTTAGGTTTAAAAGACTGGCACTGTTAGAGCACGGCTACTCAGTATGAGCGACTAGAGCTGCACAAGCCAATTATTCAATTATCTGGATTGCGCTCTCCACGGTGAGCTCATTGGTGTTGGCTGGGAtcatttaccattccaagtgaaacatgTGAAGAAACAGCGGCCTGGATTTATGTGGATTGCTGGTCCAtggagtctaagaaaagcagcaatcatcacaaaatCCAAGCAGATGTTTCTGCGCTTGTTTCCCTaatgaatggtaaattagcccaagcAACCCCAATGACCCTCGCCTGATTGTCAGCACAGGGTTTCTGTGGAGCGCTCAAGCTGAATAATGCGTGTTCTGTAGGAatctctgttgttgtttttgcaaagatgtttatttttctcatgcttactaactattccagcaaaaaaaatattgcttCTGAAGCGCCTCATAAATCAATGTTCTTAAGGTTTTTGAGACGCGTTAGCCATAAATCAGCTTCCAATACACTGAATCGGATTGCTTATCCAAGTGTATGAAGTCAGTTGGGTTTACAAAACATCCATTTGTTCAGTTAAATGTGCACGGTTAACGGAGCAACAGCGTTACGAATCGGTATAAATGACTTGAGTCTGAAATGGAAAATACAACAGATAAAATCAGTAGCTGGTGCCGGGCCCTTGTTTTCTTGAAGTACATTAATTAGTTGATTTGATCTAAATAAACTGAATAATAACAAGTAGCTATAGCGGGAGCGCTGCTAGCCATTTCCACATGTATGGTGTGAGTTGTATGTGGGTCTTGTTGTCCGTACAAGTCAATTGTCAATCAATAACAGCTGGCCCCTCTCACACCTTCAGTCCACCACAGTGACTCCTGCTGGGTAAGGCAGGAATTGCAGTTTTAGGCTCCTTTTTATGTGCAAGTGTGGGTTAGAAAGTCTGCTTCTGAAAGAATTGTTACTTGACACAAGAGACCCCTTATTTAATAACACAGGTCTCTACTGAAGACACATGTTGGGGTTACTTTGGGCAAGTTGTTGTAACTCGATATGAAGGCTTGGGCACGTATGGAAGAAGAATATATGTCGGTCTGTCTATTAATATTCACAAGAGAGACAGTTATGCGCCTGGCTGTGGAACTCTAGTCCGGTTGACTTTAGGCAGGTAGAAACActggattcttttaagtctaaattgaaaacatgcttTTGTATGTGCTTTTATAGAATTGGTTGTCACCAGAGTGTATTATATATTGagatattttgttttaactttgtacagcgatCTGGGGTGCCATGGCgtgaatggcgctatataaaattaaataaagtattgtattgtatttgatgacttgaaacaagattaaaaaaaattagaGACAGACAGCATGTTCTTAATTTAAATAGTTAATCACAAGACTGATGGATTGAAACAAGATAGAAAAGTGGGTAGATAggtaaatcacacacacacactgtggagtAGATGAACGATAATTTCTATGTAATCTTTTCCAAATGCTGATGGCAACTCACCCAACAGCAGGTTCACCAGCACTTCCTGCCCTGCTAGTGTGCTGCTCCTGGTCAGGCAGATGAGAGTGACACCAATCCACACAACACCGTGGCCGGTCATCGCCAGGAGCGTGACCATTGAGCGGACACTACCCCAGGAGGACGTCTTGAAGGCGCAGACCCCCATCCGCTTCGACATGCATATATCGATGGCGAGCAGGGAGTTGTAAGCGATCCCCTTGAAAGACGGGTTGAGCTGCATGCAGTCCTCCTCGGGCTGCTGCTGCGCCGAGTCCTTCCTGTCCCTGGTATTTCCATTCTGTTGTGGCTGTGGCTGCTGTTGCGGCTCCTGCTGGCTTTGCGGCTGTTTGAACTGGCCCGCCTGAGCGCTGTGCCTCCGGCTGGAACTTCGAAGTTCGGCGCTGCTTCGAGCCAGAGGCTGATTCAGAGAGATAAACTCGGGTCTGTTTAGAACATTGTTTCTGTCTCTAGTTCTTGATCTGCTTTGGTGAGCAGGcattttgattttaaatgtatatatgtctgtttattattattattattattattattattattattattattattattattattattattattattattattattattatgtttagttAGTTCATTAGTTTAGAGATAGTTACCCTTTCTTTCTCGTTCAATGGATATGGTTTGTCAGCAGGTATGATAGTGCCCTGTCCCTACGCTCTCTCACGGATTCTGTCTCTCCTTGTTAGTGTTACCATATCTGGAATACACGCACATGCTCCTCAGCCCCTGCTCCGGGCAGGCTTGAAATTCAATTAGGAGTGACTGGCGCAAGCAGAAGCCAATTGGATCAGgaagaatattgaaaaaaaaatagatttctgATCAAAAGATGGAGCAGCGTTTGGTTTTTAGCGGTGGTATATTTAAAGACCCAAGATTTTGCCCGTGTACCGTCAGAAGCTGCGTTGCATGGTGGGAATTGTATTTTTATCTCCCCCTATATTTTTATCTCGTCGGCGTCAGcgagtttatttttatatttgtatatacgACCCATTTGTCCTACGTACCCGCTAATACAacccaatatatatacacacagatataTAAAGACAACGTGCAAAATGACTGTACGAAAGATATGACCAAAgcgctaccttttttttttttgcaaacccgGGCTGTGTGATTGACACGGTAGGCTGCAGTGCTTCAAGTGAAAATCTCAGCCATGCCAGGAATTCTCGGTGAACGGCTTCAGGAATTTCTATTTTTATTGTAGTAGACTGGGAGCGGAGaaccgtcaaaaaaaaaaacaaaaaaaaactagcagTCCTTCTTGTCAGACGTGCATTTTTCACTCTGTCCCTTGGAATGCACCAGACTGGCACTTGCTGTCTGCGCCACGCGCGTTTCTGCTTTCGCCCGGATTCTTTGCGTATTCCTGATGTTTCGGGAGCGCTGGGAGTTCTCCATGGTGCTTAAATCTGGGCTACAGCAGACAAAGAGGCTGCATGTTGTAATGGGAGCGAACACGGGCATCTGTGCAGAGTTTACAAGCTGTCCATCAGGATAAGAAATGCTGCTCTGGGGAGCATAATACAGAAGACACCAATAAGAAAAACGTATAGAATAAATCATGCACCACTGCAGGCCAGGACACACTTTCGAAACACAGAAGTCACCATTGTTATGTCATTCcccatccttttttttattttttagtctaGGATATGTCCTGTTCAATTCCAAGAAGGCGCGTTTAACTGCTGTTTTTAAGTGGTTTATTTAACCTTGAAATGTTTtgtgtagctatatatatatatatatatatatatatatatatatatatatatatatatatatatatatatatatatatatatatatacacacacacacacacacatatatatacacacatatatatacacacacatacacatacacttgTCAATCagcaattctaaaaaaaaagaagaaaataaatctgaGCGGGTGCTCTCGTGGCGGGTGCTTCTGCCGCCAAAGATTACGCACGAACTACTGATGTTCCCACGAGGAATAGTTTTAATAGATGATTCAATAGTGATTTTACTTTATGAGGTATTCTGGATCACAGGCTCCCCTGCGTGGCCTGATAGTCACCCAGAACAACAGACACCTCGAGGAATCTGCACGCGGGCGCCCACGGTGGACTTACTGCGCTTCACCTTCGTATCGCCTTGCTGGAATAGTTTCCTAAAACAACATTTCAGTTATGTGATGAGTTGTAGTATTCGCATTGGGAAAGCAGCATCTTTCAAGCATGAAAGGACGTGTATAGACATCATGGTTGAAATATGAAAACAGGCCTGTAAatagtatacattttatttattttggggccCTTACAATTTCCAATGAGCAAAATCTGCATACGCGTTGAAAGCATTAGGTTTTATAAACATGCACaactaaatactttttttttaatcagcagtAGGGTAAAAAGAAtatcacaaaatgtattttaaataataataataataaaaatatctggcaatatattttttttttgaatcaGTGATGTGTTAAAAAGAC encodes the following:
- the LOC131697520 gene encoding inactive phospholipid phosphatase 7-like, which translates into the protein MPAHQSRSRTRDRNNVLNRPEFISLNQPLARSSAELRSSSRRHSAQAGQFKQPQSQQEPQQQPQPQQNGNTRDRKDSAQQQPEEDCMQLNPSFKGIAYNSLLAIDICMSKRMGVCAFKTSSWGSVRSMVTLLAMTGHGVVWIGVTLICLTRSSTLAGQEVLVNLLLALILDIMTVAGVQKLMKRKGPLEVSPGFLDYISMDMYAFPAAHASRASMVSKFLLNHLVLAVPLRILLVLWAFLVGISRILQGRHHITDVMCGFALGFLHYKLVEMVWLSSSACQTLISIWTFSWSPFFN